In the Leptotrichia sp. oral taxon 847 genome, one interval contains:
- a CDS encoding type II secretion system F family protein encodes MGKITEKELLTFTKSVYYLLNGKISLVDTLTIVSQNYKNEMKQKILKTKVQIEQGVPLNKAFYKITQEKEFLEMIKIGEQTGNLELVFKNLYQKYEFNQKIKKDIVGLSIYPVTVIITALVIVAVLLKFVVPKFVSIYSDIGQDLPKITKTVINVSKIFDKYWIFIFIGMIFIYFLFVYFKNKNEEDFEKFFLKLKIVGKMYKDICVLNFTRNMYSLTNTNISFLKSLKMCSNSKSNVLNKELKKIISKIEKGESIQKSFSNTTFFDAEYRSFLTIGEKTGKMEVSFFNLNEIYYEKVNEKIKWFLKMFEPFSIIFIGILIGGIIFSVMLPIFKMGEML; translated from the coding sequence ATGGGGAAAATAACCGAAAAGGAACTTTTAACATTTACAAAAAGTGTTTATTATTTGTTAAATGGAAAAATTAGTTTAGTTGACACACTTACGATTGTTTCTCAAAATTATAAAAATGAAATGAAACAAAAGATTTTAAAAACTAAAGTGCAAATAGAGCAAGGAGTACCTTTAAATAAAGCATTTTATAAAATTACACAAGAAAAAGAATTCTTGGAAATGATAAAAATTGGAGAGCAAACAGGAAATTTGGAATTAGTTTTTAAAAATTTGTATCAGAAATATGAGTTTAATCAAAAAATAAAAAAGGATATAGTAGGACTTAGTATTTATCCAGTTACAGTGATTATTACAGCACTTGTAATAGTCGCAGTTCTATTAAAATTTGTCGTTCCAAAATTTGTTTCAATTTATTCGGACATTGGACAGGATTTGCCAAAGATTACAAAAACTGTCATAAATGTGAGCAAAATTTTTGACAAATATTGGATTTTTATTTTTATTGGGATGATTTTTATATATTTTTTATTTGTTTATTTTAAAAATAAAAATGAAGAAGATTTTGAAAAGTTTTTTTTGAAGTTAAAAATTGTTGGAAAGATGTATAAAGATATATGTGTATTAAATTTTACAAGAAATATGTATTCTTTGACTAATACGAATATATCGTTTTTGAAGTCTTTAAAAATGTGTTCAAATTCTAAAAGTAATGTTTTAAATAAAGAATTGAAAAAAATTATTTCAAAAATTGAAAAGGGGGAAAGTATACAAAAATCATTTAGTAACACAACTTTTTTTGATGCGGAATACAGAAGTTTTTTAACAATAGGAGAAAAGACAGGAAAAATGGAAGTTTCATTTTTCAATTTGAACGAGATATATTATGAAAAAGTAAACGAGAAAATTAAATGGTTTTTAAAGATGTTTGAGCCATTTTCAATAATTTTTATTGGAATACTGATCGGTGGAATAATATTTTCGGTTATGTTACCTATTTTTAAAATGGGAGAAATGTTATAA
- a CDS encoding O-methyltransferase codes for MIENFNEISKYTQDLFEEKNKKSKKYGIIEEIKKESLAQKVPIITDDVLNFMIFIAKNKKSKKILEVGTATGYSGIFLAQIANENDGFLTTIEIDENRYKKAVENFEKMKLLTKNNLILGDALEEIPKLDKNIKYDFIFIDAAKGQYLKFFEMCYELLCENGIIFIDNIVFRGLVAKSKEEVPKRYKTIVKRLNEFIKKLNDEYNFVLLPFGDGVGIVKK; via the coding sequence ATGATAGAAAATTTTAATGAAATATCAAAATATACACAGGATTTATTTGAAGAAAAAAATAAAAAATCAAAAAAATACGGGATTATAGAAGAGATAAAGAAAGAGAGCTTAGCTCAAAAAGTTCCAATAATAACAGATGATGTACTTAATTTTATGATATTTATTGCAAAAAATAAAAAGTCTAAAAAAATTTTGGAAGTTGGGACAGCAACTGGTTATTCAGGGATTTTCTTAGCGCAAATTGCAAATGAAAATGATGGTTTTTTGACTACGATAGAAATTGATGAAAATCGTTATAAAAAAGCGGTTGAAAATTTTGAAAAAATGAAGTTACTCACAAAAAATAATCTGATATTAGGAGATGCGCTGGAAGAAATTCCCAAATTAGATAAAAATATAAAATATGATTTTATATTTATAGATGCGGCAAAAGGTCAGTATTTGAAATTTTTTGAAATGTGTTATGAGCTGCTTTGTGAAAATGGAATAATTTTTATTGACAACATTGTGTTTCGCGGACTTGTGGCAAAATCTAAAGAAGAAGTTCCAAAAAGATATAAAACGATTGTAAAAAGATTGAATGAATTTATTAAAAAATTAAATGACGAGTATAATTTTGTTTTGCTGCCGTTCGGTGATGGAGTGGGAATAGTCAAAAAATAA
- a CDS encoding endonuclease/exonuclease/phosphatase family protein, protein MKFLLYNIRYGTGKYLNQPFKHIRGYLGRSNWHIHKIGSLINKYKPDIVGLVEVDLGSFRMKSKNQAAVLARITRNNNVFQYKYEENSKYMKFPMVRKQGNALLSKDEIIEKKFHYLDSGMKKLIIEVETEKVDVFLVHLALGGKTRQKQIVQLYDLVRSTKKPVIVAGDFNAFWGNEELAMFLKASGLKNSNVNSQPTFPSWKPKKELDFILCSQEIKINDFKVIQTKLSDHLPILLDFSIV, encoded by the coding sequence ATGAAATTTCTCTTGTACAATATACGCTATGGGACAGGAAAATATCTAAATCAGCCATTTAAGCATATCAGAGGATACTTAGGCCGTTCAAACTGGCATATTCACAAAATTGGAAGTCTCATAAATAAATATAAACCTGATATAGTGGGACTTGTAGAAGTTGATTTAGGTTCCTTTAGAATGAAAAGCAAAAATCAGGCTGCCGTCCTTGCGAGAATTACGAGAAATAACAATGTTTTTCAGTATAAATATGAAGAAAATTCGAAATATATGAAATTTCCGATGGTTCGTAAACAAGGAAATGCACTGCTTTCAAAAGATGAAATAATAGAGAAAAAATTTCATTATTTAGACAGTGGGATGAAAAAATTGATAATCGAGGTGGAAACTGAAAAAGTGGATGTGTTTTTAGTGCATTTGGCGTTAGGCGGAAAAACTCGGCAAAAACAAATAGTACAACTTTACGATTTAGTGAGAAGTACGAAAAAGCCTGTAATTGTGGCGGGAGATTTTAACGCTTTTTGGGGAAATGAAGAACTTGCGATGTTTTTAAAAGCGTCTGGATTAAAAAATTCAAATGTTAATTCTCAGCCAACTTTTCCGAGCTGGAAACCTAAAAAAGAACTCGATTTTATACTTTGTTCGCAAGAAATAAAAATAAACGACTTTAAAGTCATTCAAACAAAACTTTCTGACCATTTACCAATATTGCTTGATTTTAGTATAGTATAA
- a CDS encoding glycoside hydrolase family 10 protein, which translates to MKSIVKKVSLLAISILTVTSLNAANLIVGGNKNATKINNTKISKNKELRGVWVASVSNIDWPSKPGLSIERQKSEFISILDNVKNWNMNAVFVQIKPESDAFYPSKYAPWSRYLTGTQGVNPGYDPLKFMVEEAHKRGIEFHAWFNPYRLTAGGREKLSSDSIGMKKPEWTVTYGGKLYLNPGIPEVNDYVVKSIVEVVKNYDVDGVHMDDYFYPYKVKNQEYPDSAQYQKYGKKFSNIGDWRRNNINTLVEKLHKEIKKENPNVEFGISPFGVWRNDSTDPARGSATKAGVQNYDDLYADILLWMNNNWIDYVAPQIYWNQGFKAAEYNTLVKWWSKYAAQTNTDLYIGQAAYKVNEWKNARELVNQINFNRNYPEVKGSIFFSYKSLLTNPKNATNSLKQGPYSLNN; encoded by the coding sequence GTGAAATCAATAGTAAAAAAAGTGTCATTATTAGCAATTTCAATTTTGACAGTAACATCGTTAAATGCTGCCAATTTAATAGTTGGTGGAAATAAAAATGCAACAAAAATAAATAATACAAAAATATCAAAAAATAAAGAGTTAAGGGGTGTATGGGTTGCAAGTGTAAGTAACATAGACTGGCCATCAAAACCAGGACTTAGTATAGAAAGACAAAAATCGGAGTTTATATCAATTCTTGACAATGTAAAAAATTGGAATATGAATGCCGTATTTGTTCAAATTAAACCTGAGTCTGATGCTTTTTATCCATCAAAATATGCACCTTGGTCTCGTTATTTGACTGGAACTCAAGGGGTGAATCCTGGATATGACCCACTAAAATTTATGGTGGAAGAAGCTCATAAGAGAGGAATAGAGTTTCACGCCTGGTTTAATCCTTATAGACTTACTGCAGGTGGAAGAGAAAAATTGTCAAGCGACAGTATCGGTATGAAGAAACCTGAATGGACTGTAACATACGGAGGGAAACTTTACTTAAACCCTGGTATTCCGGAAGTTAATGATTACGTTGTAAAAAGTATTGTCGAAGTTGTAAAAAATTATGATGTTGATGGAGTTCATATGGACGATTATTTTTATCCATATAAAGTAAAAAATCAGGAATATCCAGATTCGGCACAGTATCAAAAATATGGTAAAAAATTCTCAAATATCGGTGATTGGAGAAGAAATAACATAAATACATTAGTTGAAAAATTACATAAAGAAATAAAAAAGGAAAATCCTAATGTAGAGTTTGGTATAAGTCCTTTTGGTGTCTGGAGAAATGATTCGACAGATCCTGCAAGAGGTTCTGCAACAAAAGCTGGAGTTCAGAATTATGATGACTTGTATGCGGATATTTTACTTTGGATGAATAATAACTGGATTGATTATGTTGCACCTCAAATTTACTGGAATCAGGGATTTAAAGCTGCTGAATACAACACTTTGGTGAAATGGTGGAGTAAGTATGCCGCTCAAACAAATACTGATTTATACATAGGACAAGCTGCTTATAAAGTAAATGAATGGAAAAATGCAAGAGAGTTAGTAAATCAGATTAATTTTAACAGAAATTATCCAGAAGTTAAAGGAAGTATCTTTTTTAGCTATAAATCTTTACTAACAAATCCAAAAAATGCGACAAATAGTTTAAAACAAGGACCATATAGCTTGAATAATTAA
- a CDS encoding dTMP kinase translates to MGKLIIIEGIDGSGKQTQTELLYQKLCKLKGKEKIKKISFPNYESRASEPVKMYLAGEFGEKAQSVNAYAASVLYSVDRFASYKMEWEKFYNDGGIVISDRYTISNMIHQVPKISDETEKEKYLEWLIDLEWNKIGLPKPDIVFFLDIPFEISEKLMENRENKITGEIKKDIHEKDKEYLKKSYKTAKSLALKYNWKIISCVNNGKLKSIDEINDEIMKLLFI, encoded by the coding sequence ATGGGAAAATTAATAATTATTGAAGGAATCGATGGAAGTGGAAAACAGACACAGACGGAATTACTATACCAAAAGTTGTGTAAGTTAAAAGGGAAAGAAAAAATAAAAAAAATCTCTTTTCCAAATTATGAGAGCAGAGCCTCAGAACCTGTAAAAATGTATCTTGCAGGAGAATTTGGGGAAAAAGCTCAAAGCGTGAATGCTTATGCAGCATCAGTTCTTTATTCTGTCGATAGATTTGCTTCATACAAAATGGAATGGGAAAAGTTTTACAACGATGGAGGAATAGTTATAAGTGATAGATATACAATTTCAAATATGATTCATCAAGTTCCAAAAATTAGTGATGAAACTGAAAAAGAAAAATATTTGGAATGGCTAATTGATTTGGAATGGAATAAAATTGGTTTGCCTAAGCCTGACATTGTGTTTTTTTTGGATATCCCTTTTGAGATTAGCGAAAAGCTCATGGAAAATCGTGAAAATAAGATAACTGGAGAAATTAAAAAAGATATTCATGAAAAGGATAAAGAATATTTGAAAAAATCATATAAAACGGCAAAAAGTCTTGCGCTAAAATATAACTGGAAAATAATTTCTTGTGTAAATAACGGTAAATTAAAGTCAATTGACGAAATTAATGATGAAATAATGAAATTATTATTTATTTAA
- the aphA gene encoding acid phosphatase AphA, which yields MKMKKTLLFLFTASVIFASGPKVPYTHEGFYSTDKVQKAVHFVSVDDIKKSLEGKGPINVSFDIDDTLLHSSGYFIYGQHYFQIPGDKSGAASYLHNQKFWDYVAENGDEHSIPKQSAKDLIKMHLERGDNIFFITGRTKHSKDKNYTSTKLSKTLQRYFELPKEVYVEYTADTPKGGYKYDKSFYMKKHNVSIHYGDSDDDILAARELGIRGIRVQRPYNSTNPQKMNGGYGEEVLINSAW from the coding sequence ATGAAAATGAAAAAAACATTATTATTTTTATTTACTGCATCTGTAATATTTGCATCTGGACCGAAAGTCCCTTATACACACGAAGGATTTTATTCAACAGACAAAGTTCAAAAAGCCGTTCATTTTGTATCTGTTGACGATATTAAAAAAAGTTTGGAGGGAAAAGGTCCAATTAATGTAAGTTTTGACATTGATGACACATTGCTTCATTCAAGCGGATATTTTATCTACGGACAGCATTATTTTCAAATTCCAGGAGATAAGAGTGGTGCCGCAAGTTATCTTCATAACCAGAAATTCTGGGATTATGTAGCTGAAAACGGAGATGAACACTCAATTCCAAAACAATCTGCAAAAGATTTAATTAAAATGCACTTGGAAAGAGGGGATAACATATTTTTCATCACAGGAAGAACAAAACATTCCAAAGATAAAAACTATACTTCGACAAAACTTTCTAAAACATTGCAAAGATATTTTGAATTGCCAAAAGAAGTTTATGTTGAATATACAGCCGATACTCCAAAAGGTGGCTACAAATATGATAAATCATTCTATATGAAAAAACACAACGTTTCAATCCACTATGGTGATAGCGATGATGATATCTTAGCTGCAAGAGAATTAGGAATCCGAGGAATAAGAGTCCAAAGACCTTACAATTCCACAAACCCACAAAAAATGAATGGCGGATATGGTGAAGAAGTTTTAATAAACTCTGCATGGTAA
- the putP gene encoding sodium/proline symporter PutP — protein sequence MSVGIETFITFGIYLLFLIGIGVYFYIKTDTHEDYVLGGRGVGYWVTAMSAQASDMSGWLLLGLPGAVYLSGLKQIWVIVGLTIGTYLNWKFVAPKLRTQTEEHDALTIPTFLSRKSGDKKGYVKTFSAIVILFFFTIYSASGLVSNGKLFQSLLGIDYKLGVLLGGGTIIIYTFLGGYLAGVWTDFFQGILMFFAIIVVPVVAYFIVGGNKGIETAMMQKHISLNLLKYPEALSLPVIISGLGWGLGYFGQPHIIVKFMSIKDVNELWKARLIAMVWVIISLVGSIAVGLTGMALYPDIKTISGDAEKIFIYMIGGLFNPWVAGILYAAILSAIMSTISAQLLVASNTLTEDFYKYIVKRKKSHKELIWVGRTFIILIFIIATVLAMNPNSQVLSLVSYAWAGFGAVFSPVILFILYKKNLHWQNILISMLIATVTVIFWNQCGLGKTIYEIVPGFIVNSITLYILEKFSKKKCSNSMQHS from the coding sequence ATGTCAGTTGGAATTGAAACATTTATAACATTTGGAATATATTTATTATTTTTAATAGGAATAGGAGTGTATTTTTACATAAAAACAGACACACACGAAGATTATGTTCTAGGCGGAAGAGGTGTTGGATACTGGGTTACAGCGATGTCAGCTCAAGCCAGTGATATGAGTGGATGGCTACTTTTAGGACTACCTGGAGCTGTTTATTTATCTGGATTAAAGCAAATATGGGTCATTGTAGGTCTTACCATCGGAACATATTTAAACTGGAAATTCGTTGCACCAAAACTTAGAACTCAAACGGAAGAACACGATGCACTGACAATTCCTACATTTTTATCGAGAAAATCAGGCGATAAAAAAGGATATGTAAAAACTTTTTCTGCAATTGTAATATTATTTTTCTTTACAATTTATTCTGCTTCGGGTTTGGTCTCAAACGGAAAATTATTTCAGTCACTTCTTGGAATTGACTATAAATTAGGAGTTTTACTAGGTGGTGGAACTATTATTATTTATACTTTTTTAGGTGGCTACTTAGCTGGAGTTTGGACTGATTTTTTTCAGGGAATACTTATGTTTTTTGCAATAATTGTCGTTCCTGTCGTTGCATATTTTATAGTTGGCGGAAATAAAGGAATTGAAACCGCTATGATGCAAAAACATATTTCTTTAAATCTTTTAAAATATCCTGAAGCGCTTAGTTTACCTGTCATTATTTCAGGACTTGGATGGGGACTCGGATATTTTGGACAACCGCACATAATTGTAAAATTTATGAGTATAAAAGATGTAAATGAACTTTGGAAAGCACGGCTTATTGCGATGGTCTGGGTTATTATTTCTCTTGTTGGGTCAATTGCTGTTGGACTTACAGGAATGGCACTTTATCCTGATATAAAAACAATTTCAGGTGATGCTGAAAAAATCTTTATTTACATGATTGGTGGACTTTTCAATCCTTGGGTTGCAGGAATTTTGTATGCTGCGATTTTATCAGCTATAATGTCAACAATTTCTGCACAATTATTGGTTGCTTCAAATACTTTGACAGAAGATTTTTACAAATACATTGTCAAAAGAAAAAAAAGCCACAAAGAACTTATATGGGTTGGGAGAACATTTATAATTTTAATTTTTATTATTGCAACAGTTTTGGCAATGAATCCAAACTCACAAGTTTTATCACTAGTTTCTTACGCTTGGGCAGGTTTTGGTGCTGTATTTTCTCCAGTAATTTTATTTATTTTATACAAGAAAAATTTACACTGGCAAAATATATTAATTTCAATGCTTATCGCAACTGTCACAGTTATTTTTTGGAATCAGTGTGGACTTGGAAAAACAATCTACGAAATCGTTCCTGGATTTATAGTAAATTCCATAACTTTGTATATTTTGGAAAAATTTAGTAAAAAAAAGTGTTCAAATTCAATGCAACATTCATAA
- the rlmB gene encoding 23S rRNA (guanosine(2251)-2'-O)-methyltransferase RlmB → MEKIIGINPVTEVLKSDKNIEKLEIYKKVKKETIKNILNLASKKNIKVFYHDKRIENSQGVVAIISDFDYYVDLNAFLEKVLRKENSKIIILDQVQDPRNFGAIIRSAECFGVDGIIIQDRNSVKVTETVVKSSTGAIEHVDIVKVTNISDTIDKLKKYGYMVYGAEANGECYYYEEKYPNKVCLVLGSEGNGMRKKVREHCDKIVKIHLNGKINSLNVSVAGGILLAEMSK, encoded by the coding sequence ATGGAAAAAATCATAGGAATTAATCCTGTAACGGAAGTTTTAAAATCCGATAAAAATATTGAAAAACTTGAAATTTATAAAAAAGTCAAGAAAGAAACTATAAAAAATATTTTAAATTTAGCAAGTAAAAAAAATATAAAAGTTTTTTATCACGACAAAAGAATTGAAAATTCACAAGGTGTCGTCGCAATAATCTCAGATTTTGACTACTATGTTGACCTAAACGCATTTTTGGAAAAAGTTTTGAGAAAAGAAAATTCAAAAATAATAATTTTAGATCAAGTTCAAGACCCAAGAAATTTTGGTGCAATAATCAGAAGTGCTGAATGTTTTGGAGTTGATGGAATAATCATTCAAGACAGAAATAGTGTAAAAGTGACAGAAACAGTTGTAAAATCATCGACAGGAGCGATAGAACATGTGGATATTGTAAAAGTTACAAATATCTCAGATACAATCGACAAATTAAAAAAATATGGATATATGGTTTATGGCGCTGAGGCGAATGGGGAATGCTACTACTACGAAGAAAAATATCCAAATAAAGTTTGCCTTGTACTTGGAAGCGAGGGAAATGGAATGAGAAAAAAAGTTAGAGAGCATTGTGATAAAATCGTAAAAATTCACTTAAATGGAAAAATCAATTCTTTGAATGTATCTGTCGCAGGTGGAATTTTACTTGCTGAAATGTCTAAATAA